In Dyadobacter subterraneus, a single genomic region encodes these proteins:
- a CDS encoding group II truncated hemoglobin has translation MEKKIPTLYEWAGGNEALEKLTQVFYDKVFQDDLLYPVFKNMSGDHSKHVAHFIGEVFGGPKLYSEEDQGSHYKMIAHHLGKMLDEPKRKRWIALLLESCDEVNLADDPEFRSALVGYLEWGSRIAVINSKETENPLNDSEPMPVWGWGETGGPYVPK, from the coding sequence AAGAAAATCCCCACACTTTACGAATGGGCAGGCGGCAACGAGGCGCTGGAAAAATTAACCCAGGTATTTTACGACAAAGTATTTCAGGACGATTTGTTATATCCGGTCTTCAAAAATATGTCCGGTGATCACAGTAAACATGTAGCGCATTTTATCGGTGAAGTTTTTGGCGGACCAAAACTTTACTCTGAGGAAGATCAGGGAAGTCATTATAAAATGATAGCGCATCATTTGGGGAAAATGCTGGACGAACCGAAAAGAAAGAGGTGGATTGCTTTGTTGTTGGAAAGTTGCGACGAGGTAAATCTTGCAGATGATCCGGAATTCCGCTCCGCACTTGTTGGATATCTCGAATGGGGAAGCCGAATTGCAGTCATTAATTCAAAGGAAACAGAAAATCCCCTAAATGATTCTGAGCCGATGCCGGTTTGGGGATGGGGAGAAACAGGCGGACCTTATGTACCAAAATAA
- a CDS encoding DUF3175 domain-containing protein — translation MATETKTKKKPAAKKWSGKVTETSDALDLDKDIFESKDPSKIAASLKHSAEKSQRKKSSPYRSAMSMLTFYVNRAGKNLDASQKKILEDAKDELRKLFDRKPVHA, via the coding sequence ATGGCAACTGAAACGAAAACCAAAAAGAAACCTGCCGCTAAAAAATGGTCAGGAAAAGTTACAGAGACCAGCGATGCACTGGATTTGGACAAAGATATTTTTGAGTCAAAAGATCCTTCAAAAATTGCTGCATCGTTAAAACATTCGGCGGAAAAAAGCCAGCGTAAAAAATCGTCTCCATACCGTTCAGCCATGTCCATGCTGACTTTTTATGTCAATCGCGCAGGTAAAAATCTGGATGCCTCGCAAAAGAAAATACTGGAAGATGCCAAAGATGAATTGAGAAAATTATTTGACAGAAAACCCGTTCATGCATGA
- a CDS encoding right-handed parallel beta-helix repeat-containing protein has protein sequence MPLFSRLIRSAALLISFLFTHQLTYSQTISISDFGVKPDTYENITPRIQKIIDEAITRHSTKLIFPKGRYDFWPDGAIRAKYFVSNTSTEEEDSTKIKTIGMLFKNAKNLTIDGNGSLFIFHGKMTTIVLDQCENVILQNIHVDFERPTMSEMRYVKVSAQGVDLEIHPDAKYSISNGQLIWHGEGWKTTHFHGVEFDTTMKTMRYSDWKILNNSKATELRPNLVHFDTPSDFKPKQGNILTVRDIIRDQVGMLILQSKNIKLEDVGMHYMHGLGIVSQYTENITMHRVTCAPREETKRIIASSADFMHFSGCRGQITVEDCKFSGAHDDPINIHGTNLRMIEKINKNRLKLRFMHGQSYGFNAFSTGDTVAFVHAATMIRFEKGIVKTVERVNDRDIILTFQSVVPAGLEAHDCVENMTWTPQVFIKNNYFTRTNTRGILLTTPRKAVVESNIFYRTGMSAILIEADAEGWYESGPVRDVTIRNNQFIDCAYQGGPGNAVIGINPSNKIADFKKPVHSNIRIENNVFTTFDFPVLYAKSTQGLIFSRNTIIRSNTLPAESDNKKMFYFNGCSQVEITNTKMSGDVLGKNIKTENMPKTGLKVTGSKRLSIE, from the coding sequence ATGCCTCTCTTTTCTAGATTAATACGATCAGCTGCATTACTGATTTCATTTTTATTTACTCATCAACTTACTTACAGTCAGACAATTTCAATTTCAGATTTTGGGGTAAAGCCGGATACTTATGAGAATATTACACCCCGGATCCAGAAAATAATTGATGAAGCTATTACCCGGCACAGTACAAAGTTGATATTTCCAAAAGGTCGTTACGATTTCTGGCCGGATGGCGCGATAAGAGCAAAATATTTTGTATCAAATACTTCAACCGAAGAAGAAGATTCTACCAAAATAAAAACCATCGGAATGCTTTTCAAAAACGCAAAAAACCTGACCATAGATGGTAATGGCTCACTTTTCATTTTCCATGGAAAAATGACGACCATTGTTTTAGATCAATGCGAAAATGTGATACTTCAAAATATTCATGTTGATTTTGAAAGACCTACCATGTCCGAGATGCGCTATGTGAAAGTTAGTGCTCAGGGTGTTGACCTTGAAATTCATCCGGATGCAAAATATTCCATCAGCAACGGGCAACTTATCTGGCATGGTGAAGGCTGGAAAACCACTCATTTTCATGGTGTGGAATTCGATACGACCATGAAAACAATGCGTTACAGCGACTGGAAAATTTTAAACAATAGTAAGGCTACGGAATTGCGTCCCAATCTGGTTCATTTTGATACACCTTCTGATTTTAAGCCTAAGCAGGGAAATATTTTGACCGTTCGCGATATTATAAGAGACCAGGTTGGAATGTTAATACTTCAAAGCAAAAATATTAAGCTGGAAGATGTTGGAATGCATTATATGCACGGACTTGGGATTGTGAGCCAGTATACAGAAAACATTACGATGCACCGCGTGACTTGTGCTCCGAGAGAAGAAACCAAACGCATAATTGCCTCCTCAGCTGATTTTATGCATTTTTCAGGTTGTCGCGGGCAAATCACAGTTGAGGATTGTAAATTTTCCGGAGCACATGACGACCCGATTAATATACACGGAACCAATCTCCGTATGATTGAAAAAATCAATAAAAACAGGTTGAAACTGCGTTTTATGCATGGACAAAGTTACGGCTTCAATGCTTTTTCCACTGGTGATACTGTGGCGTTTGTTCACGCTGCAACAATGATCCGTTTTGAAAAAGGAATTGTTAAAACAGTGGAGCGTGTTAATGACCGGGACATTATTTTAACATTTCAAAGTGTGGTACCAGCTGGACTTGAAGCCCATGATTGTGTGGAAAATATGACCTGGACTCCACAGGTTTTTATCAAAAATAATTATTTCACCAGAACCAATACAAGAGGAATCTTGCTTACGACTCCACGAAAAGCAGTGGTAGAAAGCAACATTTTTTATCGGACAGGTATGAGCGCAATCCTGATTGAAGCGGATGCTGAGGGTTGGTATGAGTCTGGTCCTGTGCGGGATGTGACGATCCGGAATAATCAGTTTATTGACTGCGCCTATCAGGGAGGTCCCGGAAATGCGGTGATTGGAATAAATCCGTCAAATAAAATCGCAGATTTCAAAAAACCGGTTCATTCCAATATCAGGATTGAAAATAATGTTTTTACGACATTTGACTTTCCTGTACTTTATGCCAAAAGTACCCAGGGACTTATTTTTAGCCGAAATACGATCATTAGAAGCAATACGCTGCCCGCAGAATCTGACAACAAAAAAATGTTTTATTTCAATGGATGTTCTCAGGTGGAAATTACGAACACAAAAATGTCCGGTGACGTATTGGGAAAAAATATTAAAACTGAAAATATGCCCAAAACGGGCTTAAAAGTTACAGGAAGCAAAAGACTGAGTATTGAATAG
- a CDS encoding sulfurtransferase — translation MNIIKASEIKPLSITGDTVIIDARGGADAEDRFENEHLEGALFVNLETDLSEKPEDAAVGGRHPLPEAVKFGEFLGTLGITPSTRVIVYDDKRGAMAAARFWWMMKAIGHKEIYVVSGGLEALKKEGLNITDETETLLTEFPPYPVENWISPVANIAKVAEAAASEDYVVIDVRENFRYRGESEPIDLVAGHIPGAINIPYIENMDAEGNFLSSDELREKYKAALGEQNPENIIVHCGSGVTACHTLLALEEAGIQGAELYVGSWSEWSRNDRPVATGDL, via the coding sequence ATGAATATTATCAAAGCAAGTGAAATTAAGCCACTTTCGATAACCGGAGATACGGTAATTATTGACGCCAGAGGTGGCGCGGATGCAGAAGATCGGTTTGAAAATGAACACTTAGAAGGTGCTCTTTTTGTAAATCTTGAAACAGATTTATCAGAAAAACCGGAAGATGCAGCTGTTGGCGGTCGCCATCCTTTACCGGAAGCAGTTAAGTTTGGAGAATTTCTGGGTACGCTGGGTATCACGCCCTCTACAAGAGTAATTGTGTACGATGATAAAAGAGGAGCAATGGCTGCCGCCCGTTTCTGGTGGATGATGAAGGCAATCGGACATAAGGAAATTTATGTAGTAAGTGGTGGATTGGAAGCACTTAAAAAAGAAGGTTTGAATATCACCGATGAGACGGAAACTTTGCTTACAGAATTTCCTCCTTATCCCGTAGAAAACTGGATTTCACCTGTTGCCAATATAGCAAAAGTAGCCGAAGCCGCTGCAAGTGAAGATTATGTAGTGATTGACGTGCGTGAAAATTTCAGATACCGCGGAGAAAGTGAACCTATTGATTTGGTAGCCGGTCATATTCCTGGTGCTATCAATATTCCTTATATAGAAAATATGGATGCCGAGGGAAATTTTCTTTCTTCCGATGAATTAAGAGAAAAATACAAAGCTGCTTTGGGCGAACAAAACCCTGAAAATATAATTGTCCACTGCGGCTCGGGCGTTACTGCTTGCCATACACTTTTAGCTTTGGAAGAAGCAGGAATTCAAGGAGCAGAACTTTATGTTGGTTCGTGGAGCGAGTGGTCGAGAAATGACAGACCTGTCGCTACCGGCGATTTGTGA